In Pleurocapsa sp. PCC 7319, the following are encoded in one genomic region:
- a CDS encoding DUF2062 domain-containing protein, with the protein MNQKYHHGDSQLSEAPCQRESLDVLMPANYQFKRSKKRKYSWLMRRCRLTYLKILRLRGKPQVIAKGLAIGVFAGCFPFLGLQSLIGIVLATIFRGSKVAAVAATWISNPLTYVPIFVFNYKIGKLLLGIQDSQLIPLDLDIESLTTFKELGSTFAITLLTGSCMVGMILGFITYFYSLAILERLRGRSARRAKGSRHNLNRKRK; encoded by the coding sequence ATGAACCAGAAATATCATCATGGAGATTCGCAATTAAGTGAAGCTCCGTGCCAAAGAGAATCATTAGATGTTTTGATGCCTGCAAATTATCAATTCAAACGCAGTAAAAAACGAAAATATTCTTGGCTGATGAGGCGTTGTCGTCTAACTTATCTCAAAATTTTGAGATTGCGCGGAAAACCCCAGGTAATTGCTAAAGGATTAGCTATAGGCGTATTTGCAGGATGTTTTCCTTTTCTAGGCTTACAAAGCTTAATTGGTATTGTGTTAGCTACAATTTTTCGAGGAAGTAAAGTAGCTGCTGTCGCTGCTACTTGGATTAGTAATCCTTTGACCTATGTGCCAATATTCGTCTTTAATTATAAAATTGGCAAGCTTTTGTTGGGAATTCAAGATAGTCAATTGATCCCTTTAGATTTAGATATAGAATCTCTTACTACTTTTAAGGAATTGGGTTCAACTTTTGCTATTACTCTACTTACTGGTTCTTGTATGGTGGGGATGATCTTGGGTTTTATTACTTATTTTTATAGTTTGGCAATTTTAGAGCGTTTACGCGGTCGCTCGGCACGACGTGCCAAAGGCAGTCGTCATAACTTGAATAGAAAGAGAAAATAA
- the nadB gene encoding L-aspartate oxidase, whose product MSYSKFDVIVVGSGAAGLYGALCLPNNFQVALVTKDQLNTGASDWAQGGIAAAISSDDSPQLHLDDTLKAGAGLCDRDSVQFLVENAADSIQSLVEMGVAFDRHQSQLSMTLEAAHSRPRVLHAADTTGRAIVVTLAQQVLQRSNITVLSQAFALQLWLNPDTGNCQGISILKDSKISWMQSAAVILATGGGGQVFSQTTNPDVSTGDGVALAWRSGAIIRDPEFVQFHPTALTVHGAPRFLISEAVRGEGAHLVDKNGRRFAFDYHPDGELAPRDVVSRAIFIHLQKTSESNVYLDLRPIPDDRIRYRFPNIIRVCQHWNVDLFTKPIPVAPAAHYWMGGIGVDTINQSSIPGLYAVGETANTGVHGANRLASNSLLECVVYASQLAKLKPTSTEIVNSPNTLSITVNWEQEMELIKSIRSQLPDLMWRSAGICRTADVMNQAIATVTNWRSQLANLALSQYVLHLSPNQQIKLNSAAIESQLKLYTETLNLLDIGYLILKSAIFRTESRGGHYRLDHSDTSVNWEVHTAIQGQHWYTSSLN is encoded by the coding sequence TTGAGTTATTCTAAGTTCGATGTAATAGTAGTGGGTTCGGGAGCGGCAGGACTTTACGGAGCTTTATGTTTACCAAATAATTTCCAGGTTGCTCTAGTTACTAAAGACCAGCTCAACACAGGTGCGAGTGACTGGGCGCAAGGAGGAATTGCCGCAGCAATTAGTTCTGATGATTCTCCACAATTGCATTTAGATGATACTTTGAAAGCTGGCGCAGGATTATGCGATCGCGATTCGGTTCAGTTCTTGGTGGAAAATGCTGCCGATTCTATTCAATCCCTAGTAGAAATGGGAGTAGCTTTTGATCGACACCAGAGCCAATTATCCATGACTCTAGAGGCAGCACATTCTCGTCCTCGAGTACTCCACGCCGCAGATACTACAGGTAGAGCAATTGTCGTCACTTTAGCTCAACAGGTATTACAGCGCTCTAATATTACAGTTTTGTCTCAAGCTTTTGCACTTCAGCTATGGCTCAATCCAGATACAGGAAACTGTCAGGGAATTAGTATCCTAAAAGATAGCAAAATAAGCTGGATGCAATCCGCAGCAGTAATTTTGGCCACTGGCGGGGGAGGACAAGTATTCTCTCAAACCACTAATCCTGATGTTAGTACAGGAGACGGTGTGGCGCTGGCTTGGCGTAGTGGTGCCATTATTAGAGATCCAGAATTCGTTCAATTTCATCCTACTGCTCTAACCGTACATGGAGCACCACGTTTTTTAATTAGCGAAGCAGTTAGAGGAGAAGGAGCACACCTAGTAGACAAAAACGGACGACGTTTTGCTTTTGACTATCATCCAGACGGAGAGTTGGCCCCCAGAGATGTGGTTAGTCGAGCTATTTTCATTCATCTTCAAAAAACCTCAGAAAGCAATGTTTATTTGGATCTCAGACCAATTCCCGATGACAGAATTCGCTACCGTTTTCCCAATATTATTCGTGTCTGCCAACATTGGAATGTAGATTTGTTTACTAAGCCTATTCCCGTAGCTCCAGCAGCTCACTACTGGATGGGAGGAATTGGGGTAGACACCATAAATCAAAGTTCCATTCCTGGGTTGTACGCCGTAGGCGAAACTGCTAATACTGGAGTTCATGGAGCAAATCGTCTTGCAAGTAATTCTTTACTCGAATGTGTAGTTTATGCATCTCAACTTGCTAAACTAAAACCTACTTCAACAGAGATAGTTAACTCGCCTAATACATTATCAATTACGGTCAACTGGGAACAGGAAATGGAGTTGATTAAATCGATCAGAAGTCAACTACCTGATTTAATGTGGCGTAGTGCGGGAATCTGTCGCACAGCTGACGTTATGAACCAAGCGATCGCTACTGTTACTAATTGGCGATCGCAATTAGCAAATCTGGCTCTGAGTCAATATGTACTTCATTTATCGCCGAATCAACAAATTAAATTAAATTCTGCTGCTATCGAATCACAATTAAAGCTTTATACTGAGACCCTTAATTTGCTTGATATTGGTTATTTAATTCTCAAGAGTGCTATTTTTCGTACCGAAAGTCGAGGTGGACACTATCGTTTAGATCATTCTGATACTTCCGTTAACTGGGAGGTACATACTGCTATTCAGGGGCAACATTGGTATACATCGTCTTTGAATTGA
- the psbU gene encoding photosystem II complex extrinsic protein PsbU, with the protein MKRFLGIIAALFLVIGSWGFAGAAQANEMGLFTVQSPMVLARVNTADAKRKELIRGKLDLNNSDVREFRQLRGFYPNLASKIIQNAPYENVEDVLNIPGLSDSQIERLQANMDKFIVTDVAASMNAGGDRYNPGLY; encoded by the coding sequence ATGAAGAGATTTCTAGGCATTATTGCTGCTTTATTTTTAGTTATAGGTTCTTGGGGATTTGCTGGAGCAGCCCAAGCCAATGAAATGGGTTTGTTTACCGTACAATCTCCCATGGTACTAGCTCGCGTTAATACAGCTGATGCCAAACGCAAAGAGTTGATTAGAGGCAAACTAGATTTAAACAATAGCGACGTTAGAGAATTTCGTCAGCTTAGGGGATTTTATCCTAATCTTGCCAGTAAAATTATCCAAAATGCACCTTACGAAAACGTAGAAGATGTATTAAATATTCCTGGCTTGAGCGACAGCCAAATCGAGCGTTTACAAGCCAATATGGATAAATTTATTGTTACAGACGTAGCAGCTTCTATGAACGCTGGAGGCGATCGCTATAATCCGGGTCTGTATTAA
- a CDS encoding rhomboid family intramembrane serine protease codes for MSSYYRKSAQKKSVLKEFKVLIVSVIMFWVIEILDFVVFKGSLDRYGIQPHSLIGLRGILFAPFLHGGFGHLIANTIPFVTLGWLTMIQETSDFYIVSLLSAIVGGIGVWVFGAPTSVHIGASIVIYGYLGFLLLRGYFQKNIPSIALSIFVALAYGGLVWGIFPSQIGVSWQGHLFGFIGGAIAAKMIAQEKKFRG; via the coding sequence ATGAGTAGCTATTATCGAAAGTCAGCGCAAAAGAAATCCGTTTTGAAAGAGTTTAAGGTTTTGATTGTGTCGGTCATCATGTTCTGGGTGATCGAAATACTAGATTTTGTTGTCTTTAAAGGCAGCTTAGATCGCTATGGAATTCAGCCCCATAGTTTAATCGGTTTGAGAGGGATACTTTTCGCTCCCTTTCTTCATGGTGGATTTGGACATCTAATTGCTAATACAATCCCTTTTGTTACTTTGGGATGGTTAACTATGATCCAGGAAACCAGCGACTTTTATATTGTTTCTTTATTAAGTGCCATAGTCGGTGGTATCGGTGTTTGGGTTTTTGGCGCACCTACTTCGGTTCACATTGGTGCCAGCATTGTGATTTATGGCTATCTAGGCTTTTTATTGCTGCGGGGCTATTTTCAGAAAAATATTCCTTCGATAGCCTTATCAATATTTGTGGCTCTAGCTTATGGAGGCTTAGTTTGGGGTATATTTCCCTCTCAGATAGGAGTTTCTTGGCAGGGACATTTATTTGGCTTTATCGGTGGCGCGATCGCCGCTAAAATGATTGCTCAAGAAAAGAAATTTCGTGGATAA
- a CDS encoding AarF/ABC1/UbiB kinase family protein, translating into MPHQKSTLELETINVPSQTIDTYEDTDLAYDEPDADWRYNPETNNARYRHRPFTVLARLINIVFPFCTFAIGIWWDSLTGNSIQKQKNRARQLIRILTKLGPAYIKIGQALSTRPDVVPPVYLEELTTLQDKIPSFPNDVAFRFIEEELGNPPEKIYAELSPQPIAAASLGQVYKGKLKTGEEVAVKVQRPDLTRRITLDIYIMRGIAGWIQDNIKQVRSNLRAIIDELAERIFEETNYNQEGRNADKFKELYGYIEEIYVPKIYWEYTGKRVLTMEWINGTKLTDIEAVQAQGIDATHLVEVGVECSLRQLLEHGFFHADPHPGNLLAMADGRLAYLDFGMMSRIKPYQRYGLIEAVVHLVNRDFEALSHDYVKLDFLTPDTNLSPIVPALANVFGNALGASVAELNFKSITDQMSAMMYEFPFTVPAYYALIIRSMVTLEGIAIGIEPEFKVLSKAYPYIAKRLLTDPAPELRASLKDLLFKEEGFRWHRLENLLRNATDSRDYDFDGVVDQALDYLYSDRAAFIRDNIATELVNVIDSFGRRTLFNISSAFRQQVGLAVQETPVEFREDSYTVTHLKNIVGILQQTPGFDPTRLISIVAKIITKPETQAMGQKVAERLTQKMAARLIRNLLIEDTVSPAIAQKPNSQRALTAVNR; encoded by the coding sequence ATGCCCCACCAGAAATCAACCCTAGAATTGGAAACAATCAATGTCCCATCCCAGACGATTGACACCTATGAAGACACCGATTTAGCATACGATGAGCCAGATGCCGACTGGCGTTACAACCCAGAAACAAATAATGCCAGATATCGTCATCGTCCGTTTACAGTATTAGCTAGATTGATTAATATTGTCTTCCCTTTTTGCACCTTTGCGATCGGTATTTGGTGGGATAGTTTAACGGGAAACTCTATTCAAAAACAGAAAAATCGAGCGCGTCAATTAATTAGGATTTTAACCAAACTGGGACCAGCATACATTAAGATTGGTCAGGCTCTATCTACTAGACCGGATGTTGTTCCTCCCGTCTATTTAGAAGAATTAACCACTTTACAAGATAAGATTCCTTCATTTCCTAATGATGTAGCCTTTCGCTTCATTGAAGAAGAATTAGGTAATCCTCCAGAAAAGATTTACGCTGAGCTTTCCCCCCAGCCGATTGCCGCGGCATCTTTAGGGCAAGTATATAAGGGTAAATTAAAAACAGGAGAAGAGGTTGCTGTAAAGGTACAACGCCCCGATCTAACACGTCGTATTACCCTTGACATTTATATCATGCGGGGAATAGCTGGTTGGATACAGGATAATATAAAACAAGTACGTTCTAATTTGCGAGCCATTATTGATGAATTAGCAGAACGTATTTTTGAAGAAACTAACTACAACCAAGAAGGACGTAACGCAGATAAGTTTAAAGAGCTTTATGGCTATATAGAAGAAATCTATGTACCCAAAATTTATTGGGAATATACAGGTAAACGTGTCCTGACCATGGAGTGGATTAATGGAACTAAACTGACTGATATTGAAGCTGTTCAAGCCCAAGGAATTGATGCAACTCATCTAGTTGAGGTTGGAGTAGAGTGTTCCCTCAGACAGCTTTTGGAACATGGTTTCTTCCACGCCGATCCTCATCCTGGAAATTTATTGGCAATGGCTGATGGTAGGTTAGCCTACCTTGACTTTGGCATGATGAGCCGTATTAAACCCTATCAAAGATACGGTTTAATTGAAGCAGTGGTTCACTTGGTGAATCGTGATTTTGAAGCTCTATCACATGACTATGTAAAATTAGACTTTCTAACCCCAGACACTAACTTATCACCCATTGTGCCTGCTTTAGCGAATGTTTTTGGTAATGCTTTGGGGGCAAGTGTGGCAGAATTAAACTTCAAAAGCATTACCGATCAGATGTCGGCAATGATGTACGAGTTTCCTTTTACTGTACCCGCTTACTACGCCTTAATTATTCGCTCTATGGTTACTTTGGAAGGAATTGCCATTGGTATTGAACCAGAATTTAAGGTTCTTAGTAAAGCCTATCCCTATATAGCTAAACGCTTGTTAACCGATCCCGCGCCGGAATTACGAGCATCTTTAAAAGATTTACTGTTTAAAGAAGAAGGTTTCCGTTGGCATCGTCTGGAAAATCTACTCAGAAATGCCACCGATTCACGAGACTATGATTTTGATGGTGTAGTAGATCAGGCTCTTGATTACTTATATAGCGATCGCGCTGCATTTATTCGGGATAATATCGCTACTGAACTGGTAAACGTAATTGATAGTTTTGGACGCAGAACATTATTTAATATTTCTTCTGCTTTTCGTCAACAGGTGGGTTTAGCCGTTCAAGAAACTCCAGTAGAATTTAGAGAAGATTCCTATACTGTTACTCATCTCAAAAATATTGTGGGTATTTTGCAACAAACACCAGGGTTCGATCCCACCCGTTTAATTTCTATTGTTGCCAAAATAATTACCAAACCGGAAACTCAGGCAATGGGACAAAAAGTAGCAGAAAGATTAACGCAGAAAATGGCAGCTAGGTTAATCAGAAACTTATTAATAGAAGATACCGTATCTCCAGCCATTGCTCAAAAACCTAATAGTCAGAGAGCTTTAACGGCAGTGAATCGCTAA
- a CDS encoding calcium-binding protein: MSSIVSPDNTTSLQEVINPDGGFDVVGQQNEANLIEIRGDAPVGIVGGKEGDVVTTGAGDAAVFTGDGDDIINGGSGDDILRGGEGNDNIKGFVGDDFISGGEGDDVIRGGFGSDTLKGDAGDDIFEFAASEFEDGSLDEIKDFKAEGDADMIKIFDGTGEIGSVEYNDQTGIVSINGTEAIDIGSGQDITIDENDQGTWELF, encoded by the coding sequence ATGTCAAGCATTGTTTCACCAGATAATACGACATCGTTGCAGGAAGTAATTAATCCTGATGGAGGATTCGATGTTGTTGGTCAACAAAATGAGGCAAATCTAATCGAAATCAGAGGTGATGCACCAGTTGGTATTGTAGGCGGTAAAGAAGGCGATGTAGTTACCACTGGTGCCGGTGATGCCGCGGTTTTCACGGGAGATGGAGACGACATTATCAATGGTGGTAGTGGAGATGATATCCTCAGAGGTGGCGAAGGAAATGATAATATCAAAGGCTTCGTTGGTGATGACTTCATTAGCGGTGGCGAAGGCGATGATGTAATCAGAGGTGGTTTCGGTAGTGATACTCTTAAAGGTGATGCTGGCGATGATATCTTTGAGTTTGCTGCTAGTGAATTTGAAGATGGTTCGCTTGACGAAATCAAAGACTTTAAAGCCGAAGGCGATGCTGATATGATCAAAATCTTTGATGGTACTGGCGAAATTGGTAGTGTCGAATACAACGATCAAACCGGTATTGTTTCTATCAATGGAACTGAGGCCATAGATATTGGTTCAGGTCAAGATATTACGATTGACGAGAATGACCAAGGTACTTGGGAGCTTTTCTAG
- a CDS encoding tetratricopeptide repeat protein: protein MIRGESSIKNIKSLFAQGEWEQVINICQNAIANDPNAIDFYLYLAKTYTQQEEFAAAISTYQKLLGTSVNQAEIYAELGLLHSRQKKLERAVWHYEQALALKPDWAELRYNLAVVLHQLGNWQGAIAAYNKAAEIKPDYAAVYFNLGVIYDQKGELEAAIASYEKVIAIQPDFIRAYSNWGSTLARQQEYDLAIATFKQGLNLDPTWATLHNNLGQVYWFSDQPGLAIDSFETAITLDPKMALAHHNLGRLWQQQGNSPQAIRCFRKVIELEPNNVLAYSYCSDVLQKIGNLEVAFDYWRQIIELQPEFVNAYCQRILTLEAEDLLEIAKVACACFLQALKQNNYAEAYHHLWRTYYLMGDVLFEYGGIEQAAIYYQQALQIKPQEVETYLKLGNCLAKQKRLDAAIAIYQIGLNLEPEHPQICFQLGKVLERTKDAEQAIDYYEAVLNQQLDQIDHWDNLPSLFPSEANLALLPQQIYHYTQDWIRDCQLEDFNYVQVLWEDNNSNSGFLQITGTRQPTNINTNILDQNLRPDCGGVNCNTCMSKLVKYFQPLQIGKNVYQCSFQEVPPVKTPRPFVVTIPQGRTWIAPQKNSWIICNAIAVITPDNYLLGDLSRDYPWFLPECPYQERTDHTVFSLEKISSVEKITGKVALLSSLAGHVYYHWMFDILPRIELIKRSGINPSEIDWFVINSLSKPYQQETLKLLGIPAIKIIESDRHNHIQATELIVPSFPGYLDWVPEGTIRFLRQTFLPHINLTQKNAGKKIYVSRARSKNRHLVNELEVSNLLHSQGFQTVFLEEMSVLEQVATFANAEIIVAPHGSGLTNLVFCSPDAKVIELFSPNYVRTDYWMISQKLQLLHYYVIGQSFDCSPLRSLMYQNALTEDILVNINSLRLILEYIQ, encoded by the coding sequence ATGATCAGAGGCGAATCCTCAATCAAAAATATTAAATCTCTCTTTGCTCAGGGAGAATGGGAGCAGGTGATTAACATTTGCCAAAATGCGATCGCCAATGATCCCAATGCTATTGACTTTTATTTATATTTAGCAAAAACCTATACTCAACAAGAAGAATTCGCAGCAGCGATTAGTACTTATCAAAAATTGCTGGGAACTTCAGTAAATCAGGCAGAAATATATGCTGAGTTAGGTTTGCTACATAGTAGACAAAAGAAATTGGAGCGAGCAGTTTGGCATTATGAACAAGCCTTAGCCCTAAAACCAGACTGGGCAGAGCTACGCTACAACTTAGCAGTAGTACTTCATCAGTTGGGTAATTGGCAGGGGGCGATCGCAGCTTATAACAAAGCTGCTGAAATTAAACCAGACTATGCCGCGGTTTATTTTAACCTGGGGGTTATCTACGATCAAAAAGGAGAGTTAGAGGCGGCAATCGCTAGCTACGAAAAGGTTATTGCCATTCAGCCTGATTTCATTCGAGCTTACAGTAATTGGGGCAGTACTTTAGCTCGACAACAAGAATACGACCTGGCGATCGCAACTTTCAAACAGGGTCTAAATCTCGATCCAACTTGGGCAACCCTGCACAATAATTTGGGTCAAGTTTACTGGTTTAGTGACCAGCCTGGACTAGCTATCGATAGTTTTGAGACCGCTATTACTCTAGATCCTAAAATGGCGTTAGCTCATCATAACCTAGGAAGGTTATGGCAACAACAAGGTAATTCTCCCCAAGCAATTAGATGTTTTCGTAAGGTTATTGAACTAGAACCAAATAATGTTTTGGCATATAGTTACTGTTCAGATGTACTGCAAAAAATCGGTAATTTAGAAGTTGCGTTCGACTACTGGCGCCAAATAATTGAATTACAGCCGGAATTTGTTAATGCCTATTGTCAGCGAATTTTAACTTTAGAAGCAGAAGATTTGCTAGAAATAGCTAAAGTAGCTTGCGCTTGTTTTCTACAGGCTCTCAAACAAAATAATTATGCTGAAGCTTATCATCATCTGTGGCGTACCTATTATTTAATGGGAGATGTTTTATTTGAGTACGGAGGGATTGAGCAGGCTGCTATTTATTATCAACAAGCATTACAAATTAAGCCTCAGGAAGTAGAGACATATCTCAAGTTGGGCAACTGTTTAGCCAAGCAAAAACGATTAGATGCAGCAATAGCCATTTACCAAATTGGTCTGAATCTTGAACCAGAACACCCACAAATTTGTTTTCAGTTGGGTAAAGTTCTAGAGCGGACGAAAGATGCAGAACAAGCGATTGACTATTATGAGGCTGTTTTAAACCAACAACTAGATCAAATAGATCACTGGGATAATTTACCAAGTTTATTCCCAAGTGAGGCAAATTTAGCTTTACTTCCACAACAAATTTATCATTACACGCAGGATTGGATTAGAGATTGTCAGCTAGAAGATTTTAACTATGTTCAGGTTTTATGGGAAGACAATAATTCAAATTCAGGCTTCTTGCAGATAACGGGAACCAGGCAACCGACCAATATTAATACCAATATTTTGGATCAAAACCTTCGCCCCGACTGTGGTGGAGTTAACTGCAACACTTGTATGAGCAAGTTGGTCAAGTATTTTCAACCATTACAGATTGGCAAAAATGTTTATCAATGTTCTTTTCAAGAAGTTCCGCCTGTAAAAACTCCTCGTCCTTTTGTGGTTACTATTCCTCAAGGAAGAACTTGGATTGCCCCGCAAAAAAACTCTTGGATAATTTGTAATGCTATAGCGGTTATCACCCCTGATAACTATTTATTGGGAGATTTATCCCGAGATTATCCCTGGTTTTTACCAGAATGTCCTTACCAGGAGCGAACAGACCATACAGTTTTTAGTTTAGAAAAGATATCTTCAGTAGAAAAAATTACCGGCAAGGTGGCTCTTTTATCTAGTTTGGCGGGTCATGTTTACTATCACTGGATGTTTGATATTCTGCCTCGGATTGAGTTGATTAAACGTAGTGGAATCAATCCTAGTGAAATTGATTGGTTTGTGATCAATAGTCTCAGTAAGCCTTATCAACAAGAAACATTAAAGCTGCTAGGGATTCCCGCGATAAAAATTATCGAGAGCGATCGCCATAATCATATTCAAGCTACAGAATTGATCGTTCCTTCTTTTCCAGGATATTTGGATTGGGTTCCTGAAGGGACAATTAGGTTTCTCAGACAGACATTTCTACCTCATATCAATTTAACTCAGAAAAATGCTGGCAAAAAAATTTACGTTAGCCGAGCAAGATCTAAAAATAGACATCTTGTCAATGAGTTAGAAGTAAGTAATTTACTTCATAGTCAAGGATTTCAAACTGTTTTTTTAGAGGAGATGTCAGTTTTAGAACAGGTGGCAACATTTGCTAATGCTGAAATTATCGTGGCACCCCACGGCTCAGGATTGACTAATTTAGTTTTTTGTTCTCCTGATGCCAAAGTCATAGAACTTTTTTCTCCTAATTATGTTAGAACCGATTACTGGATGATCAGCCAAAAGTTACAACTGTTACATTATTATGTAATTGGACAAAGTTTCGACTGTTCGCCCTTGCGCAGTCTAATGTATCAAAATGCTCTAACAGAAGATATATTGGTCAATATCAATTCATTAAGGCTAATTTTAGAATATATTCAGTAG
- a CDS encoding tetratricopeptide repeat protein: MDSSYLVQAIIECEQAVKVEPNDQQDWQTAFRNLGNLLQGMGQFDRAIIWHSLALENQANLGEVYSQLGELYLLEENLSAALTSFETALKFLPNSARVYSSLAQINGQLQHKEAEMDCWYRATEINPNLVNRSGYYKLAQALEKAGKISEAIACYQKAMAGDNLLIPAAYDLGAIYQQQRQLDKAQDIYEQILAVKPAEARAQYKLGAVYLQKSCFEQAIECFRQTIKNAPDFPWAYRDLVKTFLMLEKWDEAISTCYAILNLVEEYSWVYVHLGNALREKGRLTEAATNFQKACEDRGWHQCVANDYFFTHDNFSYRISIWEENVQSHLKAFNAAEGIHALEVGYYQGMSCCWMLDKILTHETDRLTCIDKNYDRRFQENIVKTGSESKVTFLAGDTHELLATLTPNSLALINLQDRSKSSHHSEKNALLAWQLLQPKGLIIFNYYGWRSPTDAQQNPQEGIDRFLKSIQGQWQQVCRAPQTYQLIIRKI, translated from the coding sequence GTGGATTCTAGCTATTTAGTTCAAGCAATTATAGAGTGTGAGCAGGCGGTAAAAGTAGAACCAAATGATCAACAAGACTGGCAAACTGCCTTTAGAAATTTAGGCAATCTGCTTCAGGGAATGGGTCAGTTTGATCGAGCAATTATTTGGCATTCTCTGGCTTTAGAAAATCAAGCAAATTTGGGAGAAGTATATTCTCAACTGGGAGAACTATATTTACTAGAAGAAAATTTGTCAGCAGCCCTAACGTCTTTTGAAACTGCCTTAAAGTTTTTGCCAAATTCCGCCAGAGTGTATTCAAGCTTGGCACAAATTAATGGTCAACTGCAACATAAAGAAGCTGAGATGGATTGTTGGTATCGGGCAACTGAAATCAATCCTAATCTAGTCAACCGCAGTGGGTATTATAAATTGGCTCAAGCTTTAGAAAAAGCAGGTAAAATTTCTGAGGCGATCGCTTGCTATCAAAAAGCTATGGCAGGAGATAACTTGTTAATTCCGGCAGCATACGATCTGGGAGCAATTTACCAACAGCAACGCCAGCTTGACAAAGCTCAAGATATTTATGAACAGATTTTGGCTGTTAAACCAGCAGAAGCTAGAGCGCAGTATAAATTAGGCGCAGTTTATCTCCAAAAGAGCTGCTTTGAACAGGCGATTGAGTGTTTTCGTCAAACGATAAAAAATGCCCCTGACTTTCCTTGGGCTTATCGTGATTTAGTCAAAACCTTTTTAATGCTGGAAAAATGGGACGAAGCGATTTCTACTTGTTATGCCATCCTGAATTTAGTCGAAGAATATTCTTGGGTTTACGTTCATTTGGGCAATGCCCTGAGAGAAAAAGGTCGATTGACTGAAGCCGCTACCAATTTTCAGAAAGCCTGTGAAGATCGTGGTTGGCATCAATGTGTAGCCAACGATTATTTTTTTACTCATGATAATTTTAGTTACCGTATTTCGATCTGGGAAGAAAATGTACAATCGCATTTGAAAGCATTTAATGCAGCAGAGGGAATTCATGCTTTAGAAGTAGGTTATTACCAAGGAATGTCTTGCTGCTGGATGCTAGATAAAATCTTGACCCATGAAACTGATCGACTTACCTGTATCGACAAAAACTATGATCGCCGATTTCAGGAAAATATTGTTAAAACTGGCTCGGAGTCTAAAGTAACTTTTTTAGCCGGAGATACTCATGAACTTCTGGCAACTTTAACTCCTAATAGTTTGGCTCTCATTAATCTTCAGGATCGCTCTAAATCAAGTCATCATTCGGAAAAGAATGCCTTATTAGCTTGGCAGCTTTTGCAGCCCAAGGGATTGATTATTTTTAACTATTACGGTTGGCGTAGTCCCACAGATGCCCAACAAAATCCCCAAGAGGGAATTGATCGATTTCTTAAGTCTATTCAAGGTCAATGGCAGCAAGTCTGTCGAGCTCCTCAAACCTATCAATTAATCATCCGTAAAATATAA